Proteins encoded by one window of Pelmatolapia mariae isolate MD_Pm_ZW linkage group LG14, Pm_UMD_F_2, whole genome shotgun sequence:
- the tmem97 gene encoding sigma intracellular receptor 2, whose product MSLRVLELIFFFYFATHIPITLFIDLQALLPEHVYPQPLKDLLKWYAADFKDPMVLDPPEWFKSFVFCEALLQTPFFPIAAYAFLKGGCKWIRIPAIVYSTHVATTLIPILAHILFYQFPLKPNPGPQTVQERWLLVSIYAPYLLVPVLLLLTMLMSSTYNASSKPGNVSAKAKKKKN is encoded by the exons ATGTCTCTCCGTGTGTTAGAACTAATCTTTTTCTTCTACTTCGCCACTCATATTCCGATCACATTATTTATTGACTTACAAGCCCTGCTGCCTGAACACGTGTACCCCCAACCG CTGAAGGACCTTCTGAAATGGTACGCAGCGGACTTCAAAGACCCCATGGTGCTGGACCCCCCGGAGTGGTTCAAGTCATTTGTTTTCTGCGAGGCTTTGCTTCAAACACCGTTTTTCCCCATTGCAGCGTACGCTTTTCTGAAAG GTGGTTGTAAGTGGATCCGGATTCCTGCCATTGTGTATTCCACACACGTGGCCACCACATTGATCCCAATCCTCGCCCACATCCTCTTCTATCAGTTCCCTCTGAAACCCAATCCTGGTcctcagactgtccaggagcGCTGGTTGCTAGTCTCCATATATGCACCATACCTGTTGGTGCCTGTGCTGCTCCTCCTCACCATGCTGATGTCCTCAACATACAACGCCTCCTCTAAGCCTGGGAACGTGTCAGCTAaggccaagaagaagaagaactga